The following are from one region of the Brienomyrus brachyistius isolate T26 chromosome 4, BBRACH_0.4, whole genome shotgun sequence genome:
- the qtrt2 gene encoding queuine tRNA-ribosyltransferase accessory subunit 2 isoform X2, with the protein MKLELRRLVRGARLGILSGLGVGGQHSIELPGCLLYTRCCSVPHLTQDTLRTLGALPAGALLPLASVAEHQEVLESFQEGAAKFAGLHNTPLFCSLHDPATLCPSGYNTNKTVSIWSSGGRIELTVQRYMALQAAVRPDWYQSLADGDTQQAGTSLKRIRKSVERTLAFLDECLQLHHKAQLAEAHIFGVIEGGDVLEERLHSARETAKRPVSGFVLDGFHSRAMEQELQHQLIVAVTRELPQDKPRLLQGVGRPDEVLACVELGVDLFEGFFPFLVTERGCALNFDFNVNFDPESKEQEENGVAETRELMKDSEEPADLQQMTCFEMNLKEEKYRDDFRPLVEGCECYCCQNHKRAYLHHLLVTKELLAGVLLMLHNLAHYGGFFSALRRALESGHFEALKGKVLGRSRSG; encoded by the exons ATGAAGCTGGAGCTTCGCCGGCTGGTGCGGGGCGCTCGGCTGGGGATCCTCAGCGGGCTGGGCGTGGGAGGGCAGCACAGCATAGAGCTGCCGGGGTGCCTGCTGTACACACGCTGTTGCTCTGTGCCGCATCTTACGCAAGATACGCTTAGGACACTAGGGGCACTGCCCGCCGGCGCCCTGCTGCCTCTGGCCTCCGT GGCTGAGCATCAGGAGGTGCTAGAGTCCTTCCAAGAGGGTGCAGCTAAATTTGCAG GTCTCCACAACACGCCGCTCTTCTGCTCACTGCATGACCCCGCAACCCTGTGCCCCTCTGGCTACAATACCAACAAG ACCGTGTCCATATGGAGCAGCGGTGGCCGCATCGAACTCACTGTCCAGCGCTACATGGCACTTCAGGCTGCCGTTCGGCCTGACTGGTACCAGAGCCTGGCGGACGGAGACACGCAGCAGGCCGGCACTTCGCTAAAGAGGATCCGCAAGTCCGTGGAGCGGACACTGGCTTTCCTGGACGAGTGTCTGCAGCTGCATCACAAGGCTCAG CTGGCTGAGGCCCACATCTTTGGTGTGATCGAGGGAGGCGACGTTCTGGAGGAGCGGCTGCACTCAGCGCGGGAGACGGCTAAGAGGCCCGTCAGCGGCTTCGTCCTGGACGGCTTCCACTCAAGGGCCATGGAACAGGAGCTGCAGCACCAGCTGATTGTCGCAGTAACCAGAGAGCTGCCCCAGGATAAGCCcag GCTGCTCCAGGGTGTTGGCCGTCCTGATGAGGTGCTGGCATGTGTGGAGTTGGGTGTCGATCTCTTTGAGGGCTTCTTCCCCTTTCTGGTGACCGAGCGGGGCTGTGCCCTCAACTTTGACTTCAATGTCAACTTTGATCCTGAGAGCAAAG AGCAGGAGGAGAATGGAGTCGCAGAGACTCGGGAGCTTATGAAGGACTCTGAGGAGCCGGCAGACCTGCAGCAGATGACCTGCTTTGAGATGAATCTGAAAGAGGAGAA GTACCGGGATGACTTCCGCCCCTTGGTGGAAGGGTGTGAGTGTTATTGCTGTCAGAACCACAAGAGGGCGTACCTGCACCATCTGCTGGTCACCAAGGAGCTGCTAGCTGGTGTGCTGCTGATGCTGCACAACCTGGCACACTATGGTGGCTTCTTCTCTGCCCTGCGGAGGGCGCTGGAGAGTGGTCACTTTGAGGCCCTGAAAGGCAAGGTGCTGGGACGCAGTAGGAGCGGCTAG
- the drd3 gene encoding D(3) dopamine receptor isoform X1: MSLFAATGAFWNKSDTLNGTGVQQEVGRNYSALMYALLILVVVFGNTLVCLAVLRERALQTSTNYLVVSLAVADLLVAILVMPWVVYLEVLGGDWPFSRLSCNIFVTLDVMMCTASILNLCAISIDRYLAVVMPLLYTASRKSRSRVSAMIATVWILAFAVSCPLLFGFNTTDKASTCSISNPEFVVYSSVVSFYLPFVVTLLVYMRIYVFFKRRRRRRRRMTSCRARVRVQEESVTEREMSSIRINVARRTRRGPHFLATCLLHWMLRSPTMEDRRAAESADSYSVSQASLPGQDIELHQREAQEESLAAESKKEADKRRWKVKNLPNGQTLVSLHTAHRGGNVQTREKKATQMLAIVLGVFLICWLPFFVTHILKTHCTGCHVPDQLYSAATWLGYVNSAVNPIIYTTFNVEFRRAFIKILSC; the protein is encoded by the exons ATGTCGCTGTTTGCTGCTACTGGCGCCTTCTGGAACAAGTCAGATACGCTGAATGGGACCGGAGTCCAACAGGAGGTGGGCCGGAACTACAGCGCCCTGATGTACGCGCTGCTCATCTTAGTGGTGGTATTTGGGAACACACTGGTTTGCCTGGCGGTGCTGAGGGAGAGGGCCCTGCAGACCAGCACCAACTACCTGGTGGTCAGTCTTGCTGTTGCCGACCTGCTGGTGGCCATCCTGGTCATGCCCTGGGTGGTTTACCTGGAG GTGCTGGGGGGAGACTGGCCTTTCAGCCGGCTCTCCTGCAACATCTTCGTCACCCTGGACGTCATGATGTGCACAGCCAGCATCCTCAACCTGTGCGCTATTAGCATCGACAG GTACCTGGCAGTGGTGATGCCCCTCCTTTACACCGCCAGCCGCAAGTCCCGTAGTCGAGTGTCAGCCATGATCGCCACCGTTTGGATCCTCGCCTTTGCCGtgtcctgccccctgctgtttggATTCAACACCACAG ACAAAGCCAGCACTTGTTCCATCTCGAACCCTGAGTTCGTCGTGTACTCCTCTGTGGTGTCCTTCTACCTGCCCTTTGTGGTCACTCTGCTGGTGTACATGCGCATCTACGTCTTCtttaagaggaggaggaggaggaggaggagaatgaCCAGCTGCAGGGCCAGAGTGAGAGTGCAG GAGGAGTCCGTTACGGAGAGAGAGATGTCCTCCATTAGGATCAATGTGGCGAGGAGGAccaga CGTGGGCCTCATTTCCTGGCCACTTGCCTGCTACACTGGATGCTCAGAAGCCCCACCATGGAGGACAGGCGGGCAGCAGAATCAGCGGACTCCTACAGTGTGAGCCAGGCATCGTTGCCGGGACAGGACATTGAGCTTCACCAGAGAGAGGCTCAGGAGGAGAGCTTGGCAGCAGAGAGCAAAAAGGAGGCAGACAAGAGGAGGTGGAAGGTAAAGAATCTACCCAACGGACAGACCCTGGTCTCTCTGCACACTGCCCATAGGGGTGGGAATGTGCAGACGCGGGAGAAGAAGGCGACACAGATGCTGGCCATCGTGCTGG GCGTTTTCCTCATCTGCTGGCTACCCTTCTTCGTGACCCACATCCTGAAAACTCACTGCACGGGCTGCCATGTGCCCGACCAGCTCTACAGTGCTGCCACCTGGCTGGGGTACGTCAACAGTGCTGTCAACCCCATCATCTACACAACGTTCAACGTCGAGTTCCGGCGCGCCTTCATCAAGATCCTCTCCTGCTGA
- the drd3 gene encoding D(3) dopamine receptor isoform X2 — translation MSLFAATGAFWNKSDTLNGTGVQQEVLGGDWPFSRLSCNIFVTLDVMMCTASILNLCAISIDRYLAVVMPLLYTASRKSRSRVSAMIATVWILAFAVSCPLLFGFNTTDKASTCSISNPEFVVYSSVVSFYLPFVVTLLVYMRIYVFFKRRRRRRRRMTSCRARVRVQEESVTEREMSSIRINVARRTRRGPHFLATCLLHWMLRSPTMEDRRAAESADSYSVSQASLPGQDIELHQREAQEESLAAESKKEADKRRWKVKNLPNGQTLVSLHTAHRGGNVQTREKKATQMLAIVLGVFLICWLPFFVTHILKTHCTGCHVPDQLYSAATWLGYVNSAVNPIIYTTFNVEFRRAFIKILSC, via the exons ATGTCGCTGTTTGCTGCTACTGGCGCCTTCTGGAACAAGTCAGATACGCTGAATGGGACCGGAGTCCAACAGGAG GTGCTGGGGGGAGACTGGCCTTTCAGCCGGCTCTCCTGCAACATCTTCGTCACCCTGGACGTCATGATGTGCACAGCCAGCATCCTCAACCTGTGCGCTATTAGCATCGACAG GTACCTGGCAGTGGTGATGCCCCTCCTTTACACCGCCAGCCGCAAGTCCCGTAGTCGAGTGTCAGCCATGATCGCCACCGTTTGGATCCTCGCCTTTGCCGtgtcctgccccctgctgtttggATTCAACACCACAG ACAAAGCCAGCACTTGTTCCATCTCGAACCCTGAGTTCGTCGTGTACTCCTCTGTGGTGTCCTTCTACCTGCCCTTTGTGGTCACTCTGCTGGTGTACATGCGCATCTACGTCTTCtttaagaggaggaggaggaggaggaggagaatgaCCAGCTGCAGGGCCAGAGTGAGAGTGCAG GAGGAGTCCGTTACGGAGAGAGAGATGTCCTCCATTAGGATCAATGTGGCGAGGAGGAccaga CGTGGGCCTCATTTCCTGGCCACTTGCCTGCTACACTGGATGCTCAGAAGCCCCACCATGGAGGACAGGCGGGCAGCAGAATCAGCGGACTCCTACAGTGTGAGCCAGGCATCGTTGCCGGGACAGGACATTGAGCTTCACCAGAGAGAGGCTCAGGAGGAGAGCTTGGCAGCAGAGAGCAAAAAGGAGGCAGACAAGAGGAGGTGGAAGGTAAAGAATCTACCCAACGGACAGACCCTGGTCTCTCTGCACACTGCCCATAGGGGTGGGAATGTGCAGACGCGGGAGAAGAAGGCGACACAGATGCTGGCCATCGTGCTGG GCGTTTTCCTCATCTGCTGGCTACCCTTCTTCGTGACCCACATCCTGAAAACTCACTGCACGGGCTGCCATGTGCCCGACCAGCTCTACAGTGCTGCCACCTGGCTGGGGTACGTCAACAGTGCTGTCAACCCCATCATCTACACAACGTTCAACGTCGAGTTCCGGCGCGCCTTCATCAAGATCCTCTCCTGCTGA
- the qtrt2 gene encoding queuine tRNA-ribosyltransferase accessory subunit 2 isoform X1, translating to MKLELRRLVRGARLGILSGLGVGGQHSIELPGCLLYTRCCSVPHLTQDTLRTLGALPAGALLPLASVAEHQEVLESFQEGAAKFAGLHNTPLFCSLHDPATLCPSGYNTNKTVSIWSSGGRIELTVQRYMALQAAVRPDWYQSLADGDTQQAGTSLKRIRKSVERTLAFLDECLQLHHKAQELAEAHIFGVIEGGDVLEERLHSARETAKRPVSGFVLDGFHSRAMEQELQHQLIVAVTRELPQDKPRLLQGVGRPDEVLACVELGVDLFEGFFPFLVTERGCALNFDFNVNFDPESKEQEENGVAETRELMKDSEEPADLQQMTCFEMNLKEEKYRDDFRPLVEGCECYCCQNHKRAYLHHLLVTKELLAGVLLMLHNLAHYGGFFSALRRALESGHFEALKGKVLGRSRSG from the exons ATGAAGCTGGAGCTTCGCCGGCTGGTGCGGGGCGCTCGGCTGGGGATCCTCAGCGGGCTGGGCGTGGGAGGGCAGCACAGCATAGAGCTGCCGGGGTGCCTGCTGTACACACGCTGTTGCTCTGTGCCGCATCTTACGCAAGATACGCTTAGGACACTAGGGGCACTGCCCGCCGGCGCCCTGCTGCCTCTGGCCTCCGT GGCTGAGCATCAGGAGGTGCTAGAGTCCTTCCAAGAGGGTGCAGCTAAATTTGCAG GTCTCCACAACACGCCGCTCTTCTGCTCACTGCATGACCCCGCAACCCTGTGCCCCTCTGGCTACAATACCAACAAG ACCGTGTCCATATGGAGCAGCGGTGGCCGCATCGAACTCACTGTCCAGCGCTACATGGCACTTCAGGCTGCCGTTCGGCCTGACTGGTACCAGAGCCTGGCGGACGGAGACACGCAGCAGGCCGGCACTTCGCTAAAGAGGATCCGCAAGTCCGTGGAGCGGACACTGGCTTTCCTGGACGAGTGTCTGCAGCTGCATCACAAGGCTCAG GAGCTGGCTGAGGCCCACATCTTTGGTGTGATCGAGGGAGGCGACGTTCTGGAGGAGCGGCTGCACTCAGCGCGGGAGACGGCTAAGAGGCCCGTCAGCGGCTTCGTCCTGGACGGCTTCCACTCAAGGGCCATGGAACAGGAGCTGCAGCACCAGCTGATTGTCGCAGTAACCAGAGAGCTGCCCCAGGATAAGCCcag GCTGCTCCAGGGTGTTGGCCGTCCTGATGAGGTGCTGGCATGTGTGGAGTTGGGTGTCGATCTCTTTGAGGGCTTCTTCCCCTTTCTGGTGACCGAGCGGGGCTGTGCCCTCAACTTTGACTTCAATGTCAACTTTGATCCTGAGAGCAAAG AGCAGGAGGAGAATGGAGTCGCAGAGACTCGGGAGCTTATGAAGGACTCTGAGGAGCCGGCAGACCTGCAGCAGATGACCTGCTTTGAGATGAATCTGAAAGAGGAGAA GTACCGGGATGACTTCCGCCCCTTGGTGGAAGGGTGTGAGTGTTATTGCTGTCAGAACCACAAGAGGGCGTACCTGCACCATCTGCTGGTCACCAAGGAGCTGCTAGCTGGTGTGCTGCTGATGCTGCACAACCTGGCACACTATGGTGGCTTCTTCTCTGCCCTGCGGAGGGCGCTGGAGAGTGGTCACTTTGAGGCCCTGAAAGGCAAGGTGCTGGGACGCAGTAGGAGCGGCTAG
- the qtrt2 gene encoding queuine tRNA-ribosyltransferase accessory subunit 2 isoform X3, with protein MAPLSHVAGIFPAGLHNTPLFCSLHDPATLCPSGYNTNKTVSIWSSGGRIELTVQRYMALQAAVRPDWYQSLADGDTQQAGTSLKRIRKSVERTLAFLDECLQLHHKAQELAEAHIFGVIEGGDVLEERLHSARETAKRPVSGFVLDGFHSRAMEQELQHQLIVAVTRELPQDKPRLLQGVGRPDEVLACVELGVDLFEGFFPFLVTERGCALNFDFNVNFDPESKEQEENGVAETRELMKDSEEPADLQQMTCFEMNLKEEKYRDDFRPLVEGCECYCCQNHKRAYLHHLLVTKELLAGVLLMLHNLAHYGGFFSALRRALESGHFEALKGKVLGRSRSG; from the exons ATGGCGCCGCTGAGCCATGTGGCTGGCATCTTTCCTGCAGGTCTCCACAACACGCCGCTCTTCTGCTCACTGCATGACCCCGCAACCCTGTGCCCCTCTGGCTACAATACCAACAAG ACCGTGTCCATATGGAGCAGCGGTGGCCGCATCGAACTCACTGTCCAGCGCTACATGGCACTTCAGGCTGCCGTTCGGCCTGACTGGTACCAGAGCCTGGCGGACGGAGACACGCAGCAGGCCGGCACTTCGCTAAAGAGGATCCGCAAGTCCGTGGAGCGGACACTGGCTTTCCTGGACGAGTGTCTGCAGCTGCATCACAAGGCTCAG GAGCTGGCTGAGGCCCACATCTTTGGTGTGATCGAGGGAGGCGACGTTCTGGAGGAGCGGCTGCACTCAGCGCGGGAGACGGCTAAGAGGCCCGTCAGCGGCTTCGTCCTGGACGGCTTCCACTCAAGGGCCATGGAACAGGAGCTGCAGCACCAGCTGATTGTCGCAGTAACCAGAGAGCTGCCCCAGGATAAGCCcag GCTGCTCCAGGGTGTTGGCCGTCCTGATGAGGTGCTGGCATGTGTGGAGTTGGGTGTCGATCTCTTTGAGGGCTTCTTCCCCTTTCTGGTGACCGAGCGGGGCTGTGCCCTCAACTTTGACTTCAATGTCAACTTTGATCCTGAGAGCAAAG AGCAGGAGGAGAATGGAGTCGCAGAGACTCGGGAGCTTATGAAGGACTCTGAGGAGCCGGCAGACCTGCAGCAGATGACCTGCTTTGAGATGAATCTGAAAGAGGAGAA GTACCGGGATGACTTCCGCCCCTTGGTGGAAGGGTGTGAGTGTTATTGCTGTCAGAACCACAAGAGGGCGTACCTGCACCATCTGCTGGTCACCAAGGAGCTGCTAGCTGGTGTGCTGCTGATGCTGCACAACCTGGCACACTATGGTGGCTTCTTCTCTGCCCTGCGGAGGGCGCTGGAGAGTGGTCACTTTGAGGCCCTGAAAGGCAAGGTGCTGGGACGCAGTAGGAGCGGCTAG